Proteins co-encoded in one Colletes latitarsis isolate SP2378_abdomen chromosome 2, iyColLati1, whole genome shotgun sequence genomic window:
- the LOC143346400 gene encoding 3-oxoacyl-[acyl-carrier-protein] reductase FabG-like — translation MAFAGKVVLITGASSGIGMATAIHFAQHGASLLLTGRNLENLNETVEKCKPSKSFVVTGELTNEDDVKNIINTTIKQYGRLDVLVNNAGILESGSIENTSLEQYDRMFNINVRSIYNLTMLAVPHIVKTKGNIVNVSSVCGIRSFPNVLSYCMSKAAIDQFTRCCALDLAPKEVRVNAVNPGVVVTNLHKSSGMTDEQLKKFFEHCKETHALGRPGDVTEVAKTIAFLASDDASFITGVTLSVDGGRHAMCPR, via the exons ATGGCATTTGCAGGAAAAGTTGTGTTAATAACTGGAGCTAGCTCTGGTATTGGAATGGCAACAGCTATCCATTTTGCTCAACATGGAGCATCGTTATTATTAACAGGTCGTAATTTggaaaatttaaatgaaactgttGAAAAATGTAAACCTAGTAAATCGTTTGTTGTAACTGGGGAATTAACTAATGAGGATGatgtgaaaaatattattaacactACCATTAAACAATATGGTAGATTAGATGTTTTGGTTAATAATGCTGGTATATTGGAAAGTGGAAGCATAGAAAATACTTCATTAGAGCAGTATGATAG GATGTTCAATATAAATGTACGTTCCATATACAATTTGACAATGTTGGCTGTTCCACATATTGTGAAAACTAAAGGTAATATTGTAAATGTGTCAAGTGTTTGTGGAATAAGATCATTTCCAAATGTTTTATCATACTGTATGAGTAAAGCAGCAATTGATCAATTTACAAGATGTTGTGCTCTTGATCTTGCACCAAAGGAA GTTCGAGTAAATGCTGTGAATCCTGGTGTAGTAGTTACAAATCTTCATAAAAGTAGTGGTATGACAGATGAACAATTGAAGAAATTTTTTGAGCACTGTAAAGAAACTCATGCACTTGGCAGACCAGGAGATGTTACTGAAGTTGCAAAAACAATTGCATTCCTGGCAAGTGATGATGCTAGTTTTATTACAGGTGTAACTCTATCTGTAGATGGAGGTAGACATGCTATGTGTCCTCGTTAA
- the Rfk gene encoding riboflavin kinase, which produces MSVKNLPYYVSGLVVKGFGRGSKDLGVPTANLEDKVVDALPSDFNTGVYYGWASIDRKVYKMVASIGWNPFYKNKKKTVEVHLLYKFENDFYGKQIKAIFLDYIRPEKNFTSKEELIKAINNDIATADQLLQQPNMNAYKDNKFLVE; this is translated from the exons ATGTCTGTCAAAAATTTACCGTATTATGTTTCTGGATTAGTGGTTAAAGGTTTTGGCAGAGGTTCCAAAGATTTAGGCGTACCAACAG CAAATCTTGAAGATAAGGTAGTTGATGCTTTACCTAGTGATTTTAATACTGGAGTCTATTATGGATGGGCTTCTATAGATAGAAAAGTTTataagatggttgcaagtattgGCTGGAATccattttacaaaaataaaaagaaaacagtG gAAGTGCATTTACTTTACAAATTTGAAAACGATTTTTACGGAAAACAAATTAAAGCAATTTTCTTGGATTATATACGACCAGAAAAAAATTTTACTTCTAAAG AGGAATTAATCAAAGCTATTAATAATGACATTGCAACTGCTGATCAGCTATTACAACAACCAAATATGAATGCATACAAAGATAATAAATTCTTGGTAGAGTAG
- the LOC143351496 gene encoding uncharacterized protein LOC143351496: MEADEVIIEKVILNGNANEQMLNVEKTNDVLNVTKNLSTTPEESINDNEIILIDENSVNKLNCNKKNNISKQQHESFMNTKCNRRFINNDDNGQGVSNDLLIENLKQNDDDIYIVHENDIALSVKSNNKLCSLANIAIEYGNSDSETESTSDFSKHENGKNVVLEEGQMQPYRLNNGMSSGEESNSDDDSTISSDSSIIIESNESDSDDSTNKKGKKNDVKGQKNNEIKSELDDLPPIEDLKISVPEVLCDPLGKIAWMVEQLVVVRPNSGKPTLNLDTILFIEKGQRALGKIFDVFGQVSEPHYCVRFNSLEHIQKCDIKVGMNVYYCPNTEYTSLVFLHELMKIKGIDANADEPPEFSDDEEERAYYEKQKVKQTSNTTETDIPFKRKRATSPTAGWQSNHPWNRNTQRQRKVHHPRGGKRQFSSMQTGNQSQTSWVHPYQNSWPSIPRGLHLGSNEQHGYGMYPTALQSMQYVNPNINSINQNFYSSQNYYNDDGIAVPLNPRIPFNTCPRLSLGHLSCPNLRFRNANMSWPVQSATAMNVPWVSLPPPPPPPPPSSLSPSSSGTN, translated from the exons atgGAAGCAGACGAGGTTATAATAGAAAAGGTTATTTTAAATGGTAACGCTAATGAACAAATGTTAAACGTCGAAAAAACTAACGATGTTCTAAATGTTACTAAAAATTTATCAACAACACCCGAAGAAAGTATAAATGACaatgaaataattttaattgatgAAAATTCTGTGAACAAACTAAActgcaataaaaaaaataatataagtaAACAACAACATGAATCATTTATGAATACAAAGTGTAATAGAAGATTTATTAACAATGATGATAATGGACAGGGTGTAAGTAATGATTTGctaattgaaaatttaaaacaGAATGATGATGATATTTATATTGTACATGAAAATGATATAGCATTGTCAGTTAAAT CAAACAACAAACTATGTTCTCTTGCTAATATTGCTATTGAATATGGAAATTCTGATTCAGAAACAGAAAGTACTTCTGACTTTAGCAAACATGAGAATGGAAAAAATGTTGTTTTAGAAGAAGGTCAGATGCAACCTTATAGATTAAACAATGGTATGTCATCGGGTGAAGAAAGCAATAGTGATGATGATTCCACTATTAGCAGTGATTCTTCGATAATAATTGAATCAAATGAATCAGATAGTGATGACAGCACAAATAA AAAAGGTAAAAAAAATGATGTGAAAGGacaaaaaaataacgaaattaAAAGTGAATTAGATGATTTACCACCTATTGAAGATTTAAAAATTAGTGTACCTgaagtactatgtgatccattgggCAAG ATTGCATGGATGGTTGAACAATTGGTAGTTGTGCGACCAAACTCTGGTAAACCAACATTAAATTTAGATACgattttatttattgaaaaagGACAAAGAGCTCTAGGTAAAATATTTGATGTGTTTGGACAAGTTAGTGAACCACACTATTGTGTAAGATTCAATAGCTTGGAACACATTCAGAAATGTGATATTAAAGTGGGAATGAATGTTTACTATTGTCCAAATACAGAGTATACATCCCTGGTTTTTTTACATGAACTAATGAA AATTAAAGGTATCGATGCAAATGCAGATGAACCTCCCGAATTTTCTGACGATGAAGAAGAACGAGCTTATTATGAAAAACAGAAAGTAAAACAAACATCTAATACAACTGAAACTGATATTCCTTTTAAACGAAAACGTGCTACAA GTCCTACTGCTGGTTGGCAATCAAATCATCCATGGAATAGAAATACACAAAGACAGAGAAAAGTACACCATCCACGAGGAGGAAAGAGACAATTTTCTTCCATGCAGACTGGAAACCAGTCACAAACTTCATGGGTACATCCATATCAAAATAGTTGGCCATCCATTCCAAGAGGTTTACATCTAGGGAGTAATGAACAACATGGATATGGGATGTATCCAACTGCATTACAATCAATGCAATATGTGAACCCTAATATAAATAGTATAAATCAAAATTTTTATAGCTCACAGAATTATTATAATGATGATGGTATAGCAGTGCCTTTAAATCCTAGAATTCCCTTCAATACATGCCCAAGACTCTCTCTAGGACATTTGTCTTGTCCAAATTTAAGATTTCGAAATGCCAATATGTCTTGGCCAGTACAATCTGCCACGGCAATGAACGTGCCATGGGTATCCTTaccaccgccgccgccaccCCCTCCTCCATCGTCTTTATCGCCATCATCATCAGGAACAAATTGA